A stretch of Cucumis sativus cultivar 9930 chromosome 2, Cucumber_9930_V3, whole genome shotgun sequence DNA encodes these proteins:
- the LOC101217871 gene encoding ammonium transporter 1 member 2, whose product MATLSCQPSDLIPLLGSSATTNSTAVAEFLCSRFTTIASTFSSTTYAVDNNYLLFSAYLVFAMQLGFAMLCAGSVRAKNTMNIMLTNVLDAAAGGLSYYLFGFAFAFGAPSNSFIGRHFFDLSSVPNPSTDYSFFLYQWAFAIATAGITSGSIAERTQFVAYLIYSTVLTGFIYPIVSHWFWSADGWASPTRPNNLLFNSGAIDFAGSGVVHMVGGVAGLWGSLIEGPRIGRFDRSGRSVALRGHSASLVVLGSFLLWFGWYGFNPGSFLTISKSYNDGRPYYGQWSAIGRTGVTTTLAGCTAALTTLFAKRLLVGHWNVIDVCNGLLGGFAAITSGCAVVEPWAAVICGFVASWVLIGFNKLAERLSFDDPLEAAQLHGGCGAWGLIFTGLFATKKYVGEVYQLGRPYGLLMGGGWKLLAAQVVEIVAIFGWVSLTMGGLFYGLMKGKLLRISREDEMAGMDLTRHGGFAYVYNDEEDFSEKASGFVMRRIEPADASSPKDHTSSGIEDV is encoded by the exons ATGGCCACTCTTTCTTGCCAACCTTCCGATTTGATTCCCCTTCTCGGCTCTTCAGCCACCACGAACTCCACCGCGGTAGCCGAGTTTCTATGCTCCAGATTCACCACAATAGCCTCCACTTTCAGCTCCACCACCTATGCCGTCGACAACAACTACCTTCTCTTTTCCGCCTACCTCGTCTTTGCCATGCAGCTTGGCTTTGCCATGCTTTGTGCCGGCTCCGTCCGGGCCAAAAACACCATGAACATCATGCTCACCAATGTCCTTGATGCTGCTGCCGGAGGCCTCTCCTACTACCTCTTCGGTTTCGCCTTTGCCTTCGGTGCTCCCTCCAACTCCTTCATCGGCCGCCATTTTTTTGACCTCTCCAGTGTCCCTAACCCCTCTACTGACTATAGCTTTTTTCTCTATCAATGGGCCTTTGCTATTGCTACTGCAg GTATCACTAGTGGCTCCATAGCTGAACGAACACAATTTGTGGCCTATCTCATCTACTCCACTGTTCTAACTGGCTTCATCTACCCTATAGTCTCCCATTGGTTTTGGTCTGCTGATGGGTGGGCTAGCCCAACACGACCCAACAATCTCCTATTCAACTCAGGTGCAATCGACTTTGCTGGGTCTGGTGTGGTCCACATGGTTGGTGGTGTAGCTGGTCTCTGGGGATCTTTAATCGAAGGCCCAAGAATCGGTCGATTTGATCGATCCGGACGATCTGTTGCCCTTCGCGGCCACAGTGCATCACTCGTAGTCCTAGGCTCCTTCCTCCTTTGGTTCGGCTGGTATGGGTTCAACCCCGGTTCATTCCTAACAATTTCCAAATCCTACAATGATGGTCGTCCTTACTATGGCCAATGGAGCGCCATAGGTCGAACTGGAGTCACCACAACACTAGCGGGATGCACAGCTGCCTTAACAACCCTTTTCGCAAAGCGTCTCTTAGTCGGCCATTGGAACGTAATCGACGTGTGCAACGGCCTATTAGGGGGGTTCGCCGCCATCACATCTGGTTGTGCTGTGGTGGAGCCATGGGCAGCAGTGATATGTGGTTTCGTAGCATCTTGGGTGTTAATTGGGTTCAACAAGCTAGCGGAGAGGCTGAGCTTCGACGACCCATTAGAAGCGGCACAATTGCATGGCGGATGTGGGGCATGGGGTTTAATATTCACAGGACTATTTGCGACAAAGAAATATGTCGGGGAGGTATATCAACTCGGGCGGCCTTACGGATTGCTGATGGGCGGGGGATGGAAGCTATTGGCAGCACAAGTGGTAGAAATTGTAGCGATATTTGGGTGGGTGTCTTTGACAATGGGAGGGTTGTTTTATGGGTTGATGAAAGGGAAACTATTGAGAATATCAAGGGAGGATGAAATGGCGGGGATGGATTTAACGAGACATGGGGGATTTGCTTATGTATataatgatgaagaagattttTCAGAGAAGGCGTCTGGGTTTGTGATGAGGAGAATTGAGCCTGCTGATGCTAGTTCTCCTAAGGATCATACTTCTTCTGGGATAGAGGATGTTTAA